Proteins encoded in a region of the Vicia villosa cultivar HV-30 ecotype Madison, WI linkage group LG5, Vvil1.0, whole genome shotgun sequence genome:
- the LOC131604908 gene encoding uncharacterized protein LOC131604908 gives MAQTKIPCIIHFNGNIVTLENIGVVFQNTTTILVKVHRKCDLVHMTKKIEETMQKNISAIFYRYPIINGTRDNVTYNTAKIEDDEDVTSMLNCHTKFSGGHPLEMYVCFHEAEEVYPTQSSQTHQYPQTQSSLHVGPSQTQHVEHVEQLFPEEEVDDDGDSDDARQLDLFGGSSDDSGDEIIPVSQPSPVLDLYNPPYHMRNHVSFDSTVPVFDSIDGGHDCGGGGLEEGMTFENKESCMFAIREYHIKNSVDYKISKSDTQRFLIGCKIEGCGFTCRASLRKGCGKWVIGRIGGLHTCMASAMSQDHKKLDSNLIAQSIRALVSDDASIKVKTIIAHVRTVFNYTISYKKGWLAKNKAIESIYGNWEASYNDLPQWLLVMREHLPGTVIELETLPAYLDDGTQISGARIFHRLFWAFQPSIRGFAYCKPIVQVDGTWLYGKYRGTLLMAVAQDGNGNIFPIAYALVEGETGGAWSFFLKNLRLHVTPQSDLCLISDRHESIKSAYNNPDNGWQNPPSVHVYCIRHIAQNFMRAIKDRDLRKKVVNMGYALTESTYAYYREEIRQTDMEAFNWIENLPREKWSRAYDGGRRWGHMTTNLVESLNSVMKETRNLPITALVRSTYFRMGTLFGRRGHNWTKMLSSKKDFTDNCMKEMQKEVEKSHSYNVLSFDRERNYFVVQETVNNNECRPLTYYNVDLQKQTCDCGKFQTFHVPCSHAIAACSHVRLNYQMFIPPVFSVRNIFKVYEQSFINVPKEDQWTPYQGDILLHNERMRRNKKGRPNSTRIRTEMDTVDKVKRRCGICQGLHMRKKCPHRPNAAGPSN, from the exons ATGGCACAAACTAAAATACCTTGTATCATTCATTTCAATGGAAATATTGTTACACTTGAGAATATTGGGGTAGTTTTTCAGAATACAACTACCATTCTTGTCAAAGTTCATCGCAAATGTGATTTAGTGCACAtgacaaaaaaaattgaagaaaccaTGCAAAAAAATATATCAGCTATATTTTACCGATATCCAATAATTAATGGAACACGTGACAATGTTACATACAATACTGCGAAGATCGAAGATGATGAGGATGTTACTTCAATGCTTAATTGTCACACTAAATTCAGTGGTGGACATCCATTGGAGATGTATGTTTGTTTTCATGAGGCAGAGGAAGTTTATCCCACGCAATCGTCCCAAACACATCAATATCCACAAACCCAGTCTTCCCTACACGTGGGGCCATCCCAAACCCAACATGTCGAGCATGTCGAGCAATTGTTTCCAGAAGAAGAGGTTGATGATGATGGCGACTCTGATGATGCCAGGCAACTTGATTTGTTTGGTGGTTCTAGTGACGATTCAGGTGACGAAATTATTCCCGTCTCCCAACCTTCTCCAGTACTTGATTTATACAACCCACCTTATCACATGAGAAATCATGTTTCCTTCGATTCTACTGTTCCTGTCTTTGATTCCATAGACGGTGGTCATGATTGTGGAGGTGGAGGTTTAGAGGAGGGCATGACATTTGAAAACAAAGAAAGTTGTATGTTTGCAATCCGGGAATATCACATTAAAAATAGTGTTGATTACAAGATTTCTAAGTCGGATACGCAACGTTTCTTGATTGGATGTAAGATCGAAGGGTGCGGCTTCACATGCAGAGCATCCTTACGAAAGGGGTGTGGTAAATGGGTTATTGGTAGAATTGGTGGACTACACACTTGCATGGCGTCTGCTATGTCACAAGATCACAAGAAGCTTGACTCAAATCTTATCGCTCAAAGCATCAGAGCTCTCGTCAGTGACGACGCTTCAATCaaggtgaaaactattattgCTCATGTTCGTACAGTTTTCAACTACACGATATCTTATAAAAAGGGATGGCTTGCAAAGAATAAAGCAATCGAGTCTATTTATGGAAACTGGGAGGCCTCATACAACGACCTGCCACAATGGTTATTAGTCATGCGAGAGCATCTTCCTGGAACCGTAATAGAGTTGGAAACATTGCCTGCATATTTAGATGATGGAACACAAATTAGTGGTGCAAGAATTTTCCATCGCCTTTTTTGGGCGTTTCAACCAAGTATCAGAGGCTTTGCCTATTGCAAACCAATTGTACAAGTCGATGGCACATGGCTGTATGGAAAATATAGAGGAACGTTGCTAATGGCTGTTGCGCAAGATGGGAACGGTAACATTTTCCCAATCGCCTACGCATTGGTTGAAGGTGAGACAGGAGGGGCTTGgagtttttttctaaaaaatttgcGGCTGCACGTGACCCCTCAATCTGATCTATGTTTGATATCTGACCGACACGAGTCTATCAAGAGTGCATACAACAACCCAGACAATGGCTGGCAAAATCCTCCTTCAGTGCATGTGTATTGCATCAGGCACATCGCACAAAATTTTATGAGAGCGATCAAGGACAGAGACCTCCGCAAGAAAGTTGTAAACATGG GGTATGCTCTGACGGAGTCTACATACGCTTACTATCGGGAGGAAATCCGACAAACAGACATGGAAGCTTTCAACTGGATAGAGAATCTTCCAAGAGAAAAATGGTCTCGAGCTTATGACGGTGGAAGACGATGGGGTCACATGACAACCAACCTTGTGGAATCATTGAACTCGGTGATGAAGGAAACAAGGAATTTACCTATTACAGCACTGGTAAGGTCAACATACTTCAGGATGGGCACATTGTTTGGGAGGCGAGGTCATAATTGGACAAAAATGTTGTCATCAAAGAAGGATTTCACGGATAATTGTATGAAAGAGATGCAAAAAGAAGTAGAAAAATCTCACAGTTATAATGTCCTGAGTTTTGATCGTGAGAGAAACTATTTCGTCGTCCAAGAGACAGTTAATAATAACGAGTGCCGGCCACTTACTTATTATAACGTCGACCTCCAAAAACAAACATGTGACTGTGGGAAATTTCAAACCTTTCATGTGCCCTGCTCGCATGCCATTGCAGCTTGTTCTCATGTCCGACTCAATTATCAGATGTTTATCCCTCCTGTATTTAGCGTTCGAAATATCTTCAAGGTATACGAACAAAGCTTCATCAATGTTCCCAAAGAAGATCAATGGACTCCTTACCAAGGTGATATTCTTTTACACAATGAAAGAATGCGACGAAACAAAAAAGGTCGCCCAAACAGCACTCGCATTAGGACTGAAATGGACACCGTTGACAAAGTAAAAAGACGATGTGGAATCTGTCAAGGATTACATATGCGGAAAAAATGTCCACATCGGCCAAATGCAGCTGGCCCTTCTAACTAG